One Dermacentor andersoni chromosome 6, qqDerAnde1_hic_scaffold, whole genome shotgun sequence genomic window carries:
- the LOC126521834 gene encoding uncharacterized protein has protein sequence MKQTASLDSGTANTAEVCGNDDSAVKKPCRVWLVPAWIAFSFVAVLVIALGMLALCLFRVNALESKVASLEERTYQLEVRRDGQAADQLSSAFLAARRRRRRRDVEPACLCPPGPPGRRGRRGAKGEIGELGPPGPPGLPGKPGFPGAIGIDGPKGEPGPMGLPGVAGPKGDKGDKGEGVVVRSTKGMKRSVTRLHGGTLGYTEVIAMKGAPGEPGPPGPPGLPGFDGRTGPPGEVGPPGPKGDKGDHGFVGLPGDPGVPGLPGPKGNTGVNGRDGLRGEKGDSGVSGAPGVDGEKGDKGEPGSVVTTDGVSIPTSFVQGPPGPPGQKGEPGLKGPLGPKGEKGDEGKKGKRGRIGIFGKPGAKGERGDLGLKGEHGVPGEKGEKGSSGEAGPSGEPGEVGPPGAMGLTGEMGLQGLPGLPGYPGPKGERGIQGDYGPQGMMGPPGLSGPPGRQGPKGEKGDKGESSVAKYARHTLLGAMDDRDFSMIGGPPGPPGMPGEPGLQGPPGIKGARGADGQKGEPGEKGEAGSPGPLGLPGPAGSKGDPGKSGFDGRPGLVGERGEPGRKGDKGEPGIPGLDGLPGHQGEPGIPGLRGKPGRKGDKGDSAWSADPCLPGPNGLPSKGCSGERKADGQHAAASTKHINFR, from the coding sequence ATGAAACAGACCGCCTCATTGGACTCGGGAACTGCCAACACAGCCGAAGTTTGCGGAAACGACGACAGTGCTGTCAAGAAGCCATGCCGAGTGTGGTTGGTGCCCGCTTGGATAGCGTTTAGCTTTGTCGCCGTGCTGGTCATTGCACTGGGTATGCTTGCGTTGTGTTTGTTCAGAGTGAACGCCCTCGAAAGTAAAGTTGCGAGCTTGGAGGAGCGCACGTACCAGCTCGAAGTCCGGAGAGATGGCCAGGCGGCTGACCAGCTCTCATCGGCCTTCCTTGCAGCGAGACGGCGAAGACGGCGGCGCGACGTCGAGCCTGCCTGCCTGTGTCCTCCAGGTCCGCCGGGACGGCGAGGAAGGCGCGGAGCGAAGGGCGAAATAGGAGAACTTGGTCCTCCCGGTCCGCCAGGGCTCCCGGGCAAACCAGGCTTTCCGGGTGCAATCGGCATCGACGGCCCGAAAGGCGAACCCGGTCCGATGGGACTGCCCGGCGTGGCAGGGCCGAAGGGCGACAAGGGAGACAAAGGTGAAGGCGTCGTCGTGCGATCCACTAAAGGCATGAAAAGGTCCGTCACGCGGCTTCACGGTGGCACACTTGGATACACGGAAGTTATAGCCATGAAAGGAGCGCCGGGCGAACCGGGTCCCCCAGGCCCTCCAGGACTGCCCGGATTCGACGGACGAACGGGACCGCCTGGGGAAGTGGGACCTCCGGGCCCGAAGGGCGACAAGGGTGACCACGGCTTCGTCGGCCTGCCTGGAGACCCCGGCGTGCCAGGTCTACCCGGCCCAAAAGGAAACACCGGTGTGAACGGTCGTGATGGGCTGCGAGGTGAGAAGGGAGACTCTGGCGTCTCTGGCGCACCCGGTGTGGACGGCGAAAAAGGTGATAAAGGAGAGCCCGGTTCAGTTGTGACAACAGATGGTGTTTCGATTCCCACTTCGTTCGTGCAGGGCCCACCCGGCCCACCTGGTCAGAAAGGTGAGCCGGGTTTGAAAGGACCACTAGGGCCGAAGGGAGAAAAGGGAGATGAAGGGAAAAAAGGTAAAAGGGGTCGCATTGGCATTTTTGGGAAGCCAGGAGCGAAGGGCGAAAGGGGTGACCTCGGGCTTAAGGGTGAGCATGGAGTACCCGGTGAGAAAGGAGAAAAGGGCAGTTCTGGCGAAGCAGGCCCTTCTGGTGAGCCAGGAGAGGTGGGACCACCTGGTGCTATGGGTTTAACTGGAGAAATGGGGCTGCAGGGGCTCCCAGGTCTTCCAGGCTATCCAGGACCCAAGGGTGAAAGAGGCATTCAAGGAGACTATGGGCCGCAAGGAATGATGGGGCCGCCTGGGCTCTCGGGCCCTCCTGGAAGGCAGGGACCTAAGGGAGAAAAAGGTGACAAAGGGGAATCATCAGTAGCAAAGTATGCAAGGCATACTCTTTTGGGTGCCATGGACGACAGGGACTTTTCTATGATAGGTGGGCCCCCAGGCCCACCAGGCATGCCTGGAGAGCCTGGCCTTCAGGGGCCACCAGGTATCAAAGGGGCCAGAGGAGCAGATGGGCAGAAGGGAGAGCCAGGGGAAAAGGGGGAAGCAGGCAGCCCTGGGCCCTTGGGCCTTCCTGGACCTGCCGGTTCGAAAGGCGATCCAGGGAAATCTGGTTTTGATGGAAGGCCTGGTTTGGTTGGAGAACGAGGTGAACCTGGGCGTAAGGGAGACAAAGGGGAACCGGGAATACCTGGCCTGGATGGCCTTCCAGGTCACCAAGGGGAGCCTGGTATTCCTGGTCTTAGAGGGAAACCTGGGCGAAAAGGGGATAAAGGTGACAGTGCTTGGTCTGCAGACCCCTGCCTACCTGGACCTAATGGTCTGCCAAGCAAAGGCTGTTCAGGAGAGCGCAAAGCAGATGGCCAGCATGCTGCTGCTTCTACAAAGCACATAAACTTTCGCTAG